GCACCAGGAAGTCCAGGAAGACGACGTACCACTTGCCGCCGAGGCGGAAATCGCCGCCCGCGATGAACGGCCGCAGCAGGACGTGAAACAGGAAGTCCTTGTCGCTGTACGCATCGGCCCACGTGCTGTGCACCGCCTGCGGGAAGGTCTTCTGCACGCCGTGCGTGGCGAGCTGCTCGGCGGCGCGGACGTGGAAGTAGCTGTCGAGGTCGTAGAGGCCCGTGAAGGAGAACTGCACCCACGCGAGCCACGCCGTCGCGAGCAGCACGGCGAGCCACGTGAGGACGTGGTCGAGCGTGCGCCCGCTCTCCTGCTCCGTCTCCAAGGTGTCCAAGGCGCGACAACTTGCCGTGCGCGACGGCGCTCGTAAAGCGCGCGCGTCGCGCACCGCTCGACTCCGCGTCAGAACAGCGGCACGACCAGCTGGCGCGCCGGGACCACGCAGCGTTTCTTCTTCTTGTCGGTGTCGCCGTCGGCGAGGACGATCGCGCGCCGCGCCTCGGGCTGGATCACCAATCCCTCCGCCGTGGGCGGCAAGGTCTCGGTCGCGGTCTGGACGCGCAGGATCGTCGCCCCGTCGCGCAGCAGCGCGGCCGGCATGCGCCAGAGCACGCTCGGCCGATCGCTGTCCTCGACGCTCCCCGCGATGCCCCAGACGAAGCCGTCCGCGTACGAGAGCTCGCGGATGCCGCGGCCGCCGAGGTCGACGGTCGCGACGGCGTCGAAGGCGATGTTGCCGTCGCGCACGATCTCGGGGACGAGACGCAGCAGGACCGCACGCCTCTCGACGAGCGGCGCGCGCAGCCCGATCCAGATCCGGCTCGTGCCGTTCTCCCCCGGAACCGCCGCCGCGCCCTCGATGTTGAACGCGTCGCCCGGGCACTCGTCCTCGGAGCCGGCGACCTTCTCGGACGCCCTGTCGGCGGCGACGATCGCGTCGCACACCGCGCTGCGCTGCGCTCTGCGTGCGGGATCGGTCGTGTGCACGATCAGCTCGCCGTCGCAGTGCTCGAGCCGACGGCGCCAGTGCTTGCCCGAGGTCAGAAGCTCCGTCGCGAGATCGCGCAGCCGGACGCGCGCCACGCCGGCGCGCTCCTCGCGCAGACGGCACTTCGAGTCGCGGCCGTGCGAGCCGAAGGCGAGCACGCCGTCGCCGTCGCGGGCCAGCGCCTCGATGTCGTCGACGCGCGCCTTGCCGAGCGAAATTTGCCAGGGGACGCGCGGCACGAGCGTGCCGTCCTTCTCGACGTCGTAGGCGAAGAGGTCACGGTCGTGCTCGTTGTCCGCGACCCAGACGCAGGTGCCCTCTTCCCCGCACGGCACCAGGAGCGCCGCCGAGGCCTCGCACACCGGATAGCGCTCGAGCACCTTGGGCTCGCCGATCGCGCTCGCGCTGCGTGAGGCGAGCAGGGCGAGCAGCAGCGCGAGCGTCGCGGCGGTGCACGGTGGGGCTTGCCGTCGTCGTCTCGCGCCCGTCGTCTCGTGCCCTTTCTCGCGCCTCGTTGCGCGCGCCGTCGCACACGTCGCGCGCCTCTGTCGCCGGATCCTCCACCGCATCGCTTCCTCCCCGCGTGCAGCAAAACCTTGCTTTGCATCGGCCGCGCACGATACCGTCACGCGTCCCGGACCCGACTACCGCCTCCCACCGATCGCCTCAACGCCGCGGCCAGGAAGGACACGGATGCCGATCTGGTGCTGTACCGAATGCGGGTGTGAAGCGGTGGCGTCGAACGTCGACATGGTCTTGTCGATGGGCTGGCTCGTCGAGCCGACCGAGTCGGAGGGCGAGCAGATCGGCGCGCTGTGCGCGAAGTGCCGCGTCTACCGCAAGGGGCCCGCGCGCTCGGCGGGCGTCGAGAGAGGCACCACGGGACGCGATGCGAGCTCGCAGCGCGCGGATGCCAGGCAGCCGCGCGGGCCGCGCGGCTGAGGTTCGGCGAGCCCGCTGCCCGCGACGCTCGCGAGGCTGTTTCTAGCGCCCGCCGAGGCCGCGGGCGCCGCGGCCGAAGGTGCCGCGGCGCTGGCTCATGGCGCCGCCGAACCCGCCGCCGCGGCCGAGATCGTTCCCACCCAGGCCTCCGCCGCCGAAGCCACCGATGCGGTCGTCGCGGCCGAGCGACGAGCCGCCGCCCTCGAGGTCGCGCGACCTCGCGCCGCGGCGGTCGAAGCTCGAGCCCGCTCGCTCCGTCGGTGGCACGATGCTGACCACGACGCGCGGCGGCTCGCGCTGCGCCGCCTCCTCGAAGAGCGCGCGCGGGTCGATCGTCGCCCTCTGCTGCGTCGAGCCCTGGTCGTCCGCCGCGCCGTCGCCGTCCGCGCCGGCAAGCGGCCCGGCGGCTTCGCCCGAGCGCGCGCCGAGGATCCGCTCGGACGCCCCGGACGTCTCGCTCTGCCCGAGCACGCGCGCGCCGCCGCGCGTCGCTGCGCCGGACGTCCCCGCCGCCGCGACCGCGCCGCTCACCGACGGCTGCCCTTGGGGGTCGCCCTGCTCCTTCGCCGCGGCCTGCGCGCCGTGCGTGCCGGGCTGTCCGCTGGCCGCTCGTTGCGGCGCCGCACCGGGCGCCGTCGCGGCGCTCGCTCGCGCCTCGGCGGCGGCCGCGCCGTCCACGGTCTCGAAGGTCCTCACCGGATGCTGCGGGTCCTCGGGCACCTGGCGTGGATCGTTGGTCAGGACGAGGTCGCCCTCCGCGTCGTTCCACATGTAGACGGTCGCCTCGGCGGAGGGGACGAGCAGCAGCGCGAGAAGGACGACGATGCCGAAAAGCTGCATCGTGAATCTCCTCGCTTCGACGCTATCGCGCTCCGTCGCGGCTGTCGACGGGGGGCCGCTCGTTCTCCTGCTCGAGGTCGTCGAGCCGCCGCTCGAGATCCTCCGCCGCGCTGCGCGCGGCGGCGAGCGCTTCCTCGGCACGACGGAGCTCGTCGCGTAGCTGCTCGGCCACTTTCTCCTTCTTCCGCACGTCGTCGGCGGCGCTGCGCAGCTCGGCGCGCAGGCGGCGGCGCTCGGCGTCGCGTCGCTTGCGCTCCGCGGCGAGACGCTTGCGCTCGGCGCGCTCGGCTCGCCGCTGCTCGCGCTCGGCGTCGCGCTTCTCGCGCGCCGCGTCGCGCTTGTCGCGCTCGGGTGCGCGCCCGACCGGCTCGGCGGCGCTCCGGCCGTGAGCGGTCGCCCGCTCTCGCTTCTCGGTCTCGCGCGCGGGTTTGCTGCGCGCCGCGCCGCCGTCGTCGCCCGCAGCGAGCGTCAAGGCGTCGAAGCCCGGCGCGTCGCGGTCGTCCTCGAGCGCGCCCGGCGGGTCCGGGTCGAAGCCGCCCGCGGCGGCGATCGCGGCCAGCGTCGCGCTCACGCGGCGCAGCGTCGCGTCGCTCGCCCCGAGGCCGACCTCGCGCAGCAGCTCCTCGGCGCGGCGGCGCAGCTCGCCGAGCCCGCGACGGTAGTCCTTCGCAGCCCCGACGTCGCCGTCGCGCAGCTTGGCCGCGGCGTCAAGCACCGAGTCGAAGGCCTTTCGCTGGCGCCAGTAGAGCTGGTTCACCGCCCAGGCCGACGCCGGCGGTCGGCGGCGCTTCGCCAGGCGCGCGGCGGCATCCCGCTCGCCGGCCTGCCGGAGGTCCGCCGCGAGGCGCTTTCGCGCCGCGACGAAGTCCTGCGGGCGGCTCCGGTACAGCTCCTCGAGCGCCTTGGCGTAGGCGGCCATGCTCGATGATAGCGGCTTTGCCGTGTCGCCACGACGCGCCGCGCGGGTCGACGCAGCGCCAGCCGACGCGCGTCCCGACGCCGCCCCGCGCACGCGGGCGCCACGCCAATTTTTTTCTCAACCCTGTCCGATTGTTCTTGACAACCCGCCCCCATGTGGCGGAGCTTCCTCGAGCCGCATCCCCGAACACCCCGCGCGGCGCAGGTCTTCAACCGACGGCCGGAGCGCAACATGGAATGGAGCTGTTCTCGGTGTGGCCAGACGGCGAGCGCGAGCGACTGGCACCTGCTCCTCGCGATCGGCTGGAAGCTCGACGAAAGCGGCAACTGCATCTGCGTGATGTGCCACCGGGACGCCGACGCGACCCTCAAGCGGCCACCATCGCTCGCGCACCAATCCGGCGCCTGGATCGGACCGCCGCGGGACACGCCGCACACGGCTCTGCGCGAGCCGCGCGCCCGCAGGCCGCGCTGACCGCGAGCTCGTGCGCACGTCCCGCAGTGCGCATCTCGACGTCACGGAGATGCGCCGCCGCGCGCAAACTGCTTCAATCGGCGGTCACGGAGGGGTGGCCGAGCGGTTGAAGGCACCGGTCTTGAAAACCGGCAGGCCCGCGAGGGTCTCGTGGGTTCGAATCCCACCCCCTCCGCTCGCTCCCGCGCCGCGCGGCGCACGACGGAGCGAACGACCGATCTCGAGATGCCGTCGGCCGCGCGCTTCCGCCCCTCGGGCCGATTGAAGTACAGCGGGACATCGGGGCGACGCCGGAGCGTCGCCGGAGCCGAAGGGAGGCCCGAGATGCCGAACGCGATCGAACGCGAGGCCCGCGACACCTACGAGCGCTTCGTCGCCCTGCGCGACGAGATCGACGCCGGACGGCAGCGCTGGTCGGCGCTCGCCGACTTCTTCACCGAGGACGCGGCCTACATCGACCCGGCGTGGGGCCGCATCGAGGGGCGCGAGGCGATCCGCGAGTTCTTCGAGACGTCGATGTCCGGGCTCACCGGGCACGGCTGGTACACGCCGGAGAACTGGATCATGGTCGAGGGCCACCGCGTGGTCAGCCAGTGGGACCAGGTGCTCGGCGAAGGGCCCGACGGCAAGCGCTGGTTCGTCCCCGGTCTGTCGATCCTCTACTACGCGGGCGGCGGGCGGTTCTGCTACAGCCACGACATGCTCAACATGGTCCACGTCTTCGAGGTGATGAAGGCGATGGGCTGGAAGCCGCCGGCGACGGTCAACGTGCCGCCGCCCAATCCCAATCGAGACGTGTCGCTGCCCAGGGCCTGGAGGCACCTCGAGCCGCACAGGCCGTAAAGAACGAGACGGAAAAAGGATTATACTTCGAGCATGTCGTTCCAGCCGATGTTCGGCACCCTGGTCGAGATCTACGAGAAGAGCACCGACCAGCATCCCTCGCGTCCGCTGTTCGGCGTGAAGCGCGACGGACGCTGGGTGTGGACCACGTACGGCGAGTTCCGCCGCACCACGGACGCGTTCCGGGCCGGGCTCAGCGCGCTCGGTGTCGGGCGCGGCGACGTGGTCGCGATCATCTCGAACAACCGACCCGAGTGGGCCACCGCCGCGTACGCGACCTACGGCCTCGGCGCGTCGTTCGCGCCGATGTACGAGGCGCAGCACGACGACGAGTGGGAGTACATCCTCAAGGACTCCGGCGCGAAGGTCCTCGTCGTCTCGACCCAGACGATCGCGGACCGGGTCGCGACGTTCCGCGCGCGCCTGCCCGAGCTGCGCCACGTGATCGTCATCGAGGGCAAGGCCGACCACAGCTTCGCCGAGGTGGTCGAGCTCGGGGAGCGCTCGCCGGTCGCGATCTTCCATCCCGAGCCCGAGGATCTCGCGGGCTTCATCTACACGTCGGGCACGACCGGCAATCCGAAGGGCGTGCTGCTGACGCACAAGAACCTCGCGAGCAACGTGAGCGCGATCCAGGACCTGTTCCCGATCGGTCCGGAGGAGCGCTCGCTCTCGTTCCTGCCGTGGGCGCACAGCTTCGGGCAGACCGTCGAGCTGCACGGGCTCTTCTCGATGGGCGCCTCGATGGGCATCGCCGAGTCGGTCGACAAGATCATCGACAACCTCGCCGAGGTGCAGCCGACGCTGCTGTTCGCGGTGCCGCGGATCTTCAACCGCATCTACCGCGGGCTGCACCAGCGCATGGCCGAGGAAGGCGGCATCCGCAAGCTGCTGTTCGACCTCGCGATCGCGAACGAGCAGCGGCGCAGGCGGCTCGCCGAGAAGAACGAGTCGAGCATCGTCGTCGAGCTGCAGCACGCGCTCTTCGATCGTCTCGTGTTCTCGCAGGTCCGCGCGCGCTTCGGCGGCAAGCTCAAGTACGCGTTCAGCGGCGGCGCGGCGATCAGCCGCGAGGTCGCGGAGTTCATCGACGACCTCGGCATCATGGTCTACGAAGGCTACGGCCTCACCGAGACCTCGCCGATCGTGACCGCCAACTGGCCGGGCAATCGCAAGATCGGCAGCGTGGGCAAGCCGATCCCCGGCGTGCGCGTCGAGATCGACCGCAGCGCGACGGGCGATGCCGTCGACGGCGAGATCATCGTCTACGGCCACAACGTCATGAAGGGCTACCACGGCCTGCCCGACGAGGACGCCAAGGTGTTCACGCCCGACGGCGGTCTCCGCACCGGCGACATGGGCCACCTCGACGCGGACGGCTTCCTCTACATCACCGGGCGGATCAAGGAGCAGTACAAGCTCGAGAACGGCAAGTACGTCGTGCCGACGCTCCTCGAGGAGGAGATCAAGCTCTCGCCCTACGTCTCCAACGTCATGGTCTACGGCGACAACAAGCCGTACAACGTCGCGCTCGTCGTGCCCGACATGGAGAACCTGAAGAAGTGGGCGCAGGAGAACGCGCCGGAGCTGAGCGACGGCCAGCTGCTCGACGACCCGCGCGTGCGCGAGCTCATCCTGAAGGAGATCCACGAGCGCTGCGCGTCCTTCAAGGAGTACGAGAAGATCCGCAAGGTGGTCCTGGTCGGCGAGGACTTCACGCAGGAAAACGGGCTCTTGACGCCGTCGCTGAAGCTCAAGCGCAAGGCCGTGTTCGAGAAGCACGGCAACGCGGTGCTGTCGCTGTACGCGGACGCCTGACGGGCCGCGGTCCGCGCGTCGCGATGCCCTGCGTCGCGCAGCGCCCCGCGTGCGGCGCGGCGCCGAGCAGCGCCGAGCGCGTCGCGACCGCGAGCGAGCTCACTGCGCGCGTGCGGGCTCGCGCGTGACGAAGCGAAAGGTCGTCGCGCCGCTGACGCTCATGAGCTGCGCCGCCTTCGGCATGACCGCGGGCTGCGCGCTCGACCGCACCGAGAGCTCGACCTCGATGCGACCGTCGCGCACCGCGACGTGCTCGAGGCGCGCGCGCGGATCGACGCCCTGCGCCGCCGCCTCGACGCCGAGCCCCTCGCCGCGCGCGAGCAGGCCGAGCCAACCGGGGTGCGCGGGATCGAGTAGCTCCGCCGCCTGCGGCTCGAGCACGAGCTCGACGGTGTCGCCGCGCACGACGGCGTCACGCGAGAAACCGGGCGGCAGCGCTGCGTGCAGGCAGAGCACGCGGGCGACGGCGTCCGCACCGCCGCCGGCGAGGTCGAGCGCCGCCGCGAGACGCTCGCTCGCGCGCCAGGCGACCGCGCTCCACTGCGTGCGCAGCAGCGCGCGCGACCGCTCGACGTCGAAGCGCTCGCCGAGCGCCAGCTCCGTCGAGCACGCGAGCAGGTGCTCCTGGATCTGGAGCTCGCGCGTCACCGCCGCGAGCGTCGCGCTCGACAGCAAACCGAGCTCGAAGCTCGGATCGACCGGGCGCGCGTAGTCGGTCCAGCCGGCGTCGCGCTCCGGCGCGCGCTCGTTCACGACGCGCGCGAGCGGCAGCGCCGCGACCGCCTGCGTGTTCTTCGCCGGACCGATGGGCTCGGCCGCGGGGTCGATCTCGATCGTCCAGTGGCAGTGCGGCCAGCGGTCCGCCGGCACCCGCGGCGGGCGGTGGATCGGACGGATGCGCGCGCGCGGGTTGGTCGCGTAGGCGGTCGCGTCGAAGGTCGGGTCCTCGATCGTGTGGCACATGCCGCGGACCCGCTCCTCGCCGTACGGCTCGACGTCGAGCAGCGCGCCGCAGTGGCGCAGGAAGAACTCGGCGCGGCGGTCGTCGATGAGCTTCCAGCCGACGTCCATGTACTGGTGCACGAAGCCGCAATCGAGCTGCAGCGCCTTGATGATCGCCGGCACCGTGTCGCCCTCGATCCGCATCAGGCGGCGCATGCGGCCGGTGTAGACCGGGCTCGCGCCCATCCACTCGTCGATCGCGAGCCGGTCGACGGCGTCGAAGCTCTCGGTCGCGAAGTAGACCTGCGGCATCAAGGCGCGGTCGAACAGGTGGCCGACGAGCATCGTCTCGAGCGCGACGCGGAGCAGCTTTGGGCGGGGTAGCTCGTCCAGAGCGCTGCACTGCCGGATCATGGCCCGGCCAGCGTTAGTACAGCTCGCGCGACGGTGCGAGCGATCTCGGGTGTCCCCCAGCGGGCGGACGCTCGCTTGTGGCCCCGCGCCGGATGCGCCATCGTGAACACGGCCCCGCTGGCGCATCCGTGTCGACGCAGCGACCCACCAACGACTCGCCGCAGAGGGCCACCTCGTCCGAGGCGCGCTTCGCGCCCCGCGGAATACGCGAGGTCCGCGTGCGGACGCTCGGTCAGCTCGTCGACGAGCTCACCCCCGACCTCGACCGCGACACCGGCCACCGCCGCGCGCTCGCCGTCTACCGCGGCTGCCGCGAGGCGCGCTCGCGGCTCCTGACGTCGCTCGACCGCCTCGGCGGGCTCGACGAGCCGCATCGCAAGAACCACCTCGAGCCCCACCTCTTCCGCTCGTTCGCGCGCTACGCGCGCGCGTTCGTCGCCGCGTCGCGACCGTGGGAGCTGCTCGCGACCGCGCAGCACCACGGCGTGCCGACGCGGCTCCTCGACTGGACGGTGTCGCCGCTGATCGCCGCGCACTTCGCGACGCTGCGGCCGCGCGGCGAGGCCGTCGTCATCTGGCGCCTCGACTGGCGGCGCGTGCACGCGCGCTTCGACCTTCCGGACCACGTGCTGACGATCGACGAGGTCGAGCGCTTCTTCGGCGAGGTGCCACCGTTCGACGAGGCGAGCGCGCGGCGCGAGGGGCCGGTCGCGTGTCTCTTCGAGCCGCCGTCGCTCGAGCCGCGCATCGTCGCGCAGGGAGGAGCGTTCACGGTCTGCTCCGACGCCTCGGTGTCGTTCGACGAGTTCCTCGCGCGCCACGGCCTGTCGGACGCCCTCACCCGCTTCGTGATCGAGGGCGAGGACGTCGCCGTCGTGCGCGACCAGCTCGACCTGGTCGGGGTCGACGAGCGACGGATCTTCCCGGACCTCGACGGCGTCGCGGCCGCGATCCGGCGGTACTACGAGTAGCGTCCACGAGACGTCCGCCGTGCGCGGCCCCCACGGCGGCGGGCCGCATCACCCCTTCGCGCGCGGACGCTTTGCGTCCGGGCGAGGAGTGCCGTAAGAGGCGTGGCCGTGGCAGCCACCAACGGAAGCGCCCTCAACGGCAGCGGCCTCGGCGACGACGACCTCCAGGTCGGCGACCAGGTGGTGATCATGGCCGAGCCCGGGCCGTTCACGATCGTCGACATCGACCCGCCCTACGTCACGATCGCTTCGGCGGCGGGCGTGCGGCGCAAGGTGCGCGACGTCGCCGTGCGCAAGATCAGCGGCGAGCCGCCGGTTCCGCGCTGAGCGACCGACGGCGGCACGAGCCGCCGTCGGCGCGCGTTCCCATCGCGACGTTCAGCGCGGCAGCGGGCAGTCGGTCTGCTTGTCGCAGTAGCCCGACTCCTCGGGGATGCGGATCGTCTTGCCCGAGGCCTTGTTGCCGCCCTTGTCGATCTCGCCCGCGACGAACGTCCACTGGTGGCCACCGTTCGCATCGGCGTTGCAATCCTGGATGGCATGGCCCGACGACTGGAAGTCGAAGCCGTGCTCCTCGTTGCCCTCGGCGTTGTTGCCCTTGAACATCGACGTCGTCCCGGTGACCACGAAGCCGGAGCCGAGGTTGGCCTCCGCCTCGTTGCTCTCGACCTGCGTGCCGATGCCGCCAACGCGATAGCCAGCGCCGAGGTTGCCCCGGTCGGACTTCTTGCCCGAGTCGTTGTTGATCAGCGCGTTGAAGTAGCCGCCGATCACGTTGCCGTTCTCGTCCTCGGCGGTTTCGACCACGAAGCCGTCGCCGAAGTTGTCCTCCGCGGTGTTCGACCGGATGGTGTTGAAGTTGCCGCGAACGACCACGCCGTCGCCGTTGAACTTGATACTGTTGCTGTCGATGCGCGAGCCGTAGCCGAACGGCTCGATCAAGATCCCCGGCCCGGGGTTCTTCTGGATGTGGGCCTGAATGATCGAGTGCGGGCCCTCGGCGATGAGGATGCCGGCGCCCTCATTCCCCTCGACGACGATCGGCTTCGAGGGCCCCGACGAGATCTTCACGATGAGGCCGTTGCGGTTCTTGTCGACGCCCGAGAGGCGAATGCCGACCTTCGGCGGGTAGGCCGAGTTCTTCGCCTCCGTGCGGTTCTTCACCCGGATCCCTTCGCCGGAGAGGTCCATGCCGATGCCGTTCTTGTCGGCGACGACCTCGTCGATGATCGCCTTCGGCGAGCGGATCCGCAGGCCGGCGATGACGTTACGCCGCACCGTCGTCTTGACGATCCGGAGCTTCTTGTTGTTGCCCTCCTCGGAATCCTCGATGCCGATGCCCCAGTTCTCGATCGCCTTGAAGTTCTTGATCTGAACGTGGGTGACGCCGGGTAGAAGCTTGATGCCGACGCCCGTACGCAGGCTGCTGCGCTGCGGGCCGCGGATGCGCCACTTCTTGCCGACGACGCCGCTCAGCACGATGTTGCGCTTCGCGACGAGGATGCCGTTGATCGGGCCGCCGTCCTCGGGCGGCTTCGCACCGCTGCAGTCGAGGTCGCCCTCGAAGACGACCTCCTTGTTGCCCTCCATGAACGCGGCGTCGATCGTCTGACCGCAGCTGAGCTGCTTGCGGATGCCCTTCGGGCGCAGCGTGACCCACACCGGCTCCGGCTCGCCCGGACCGCCCGG
This window of the Candidatus Binatia bacterium genome carries:
- a CDS encoding DUF3616 domain-containing protein gives rise to the protein MLERYPVCEASAALLVPCGEEGTCVWVADNEHDRDLFAYDVEKDGTLVPRVPWQISLGKARVDDIEALARDGDGVLAFGSHGRDSKCRLREERAGVARVRLRDLATELLTSGKHWRRRLEHCDGELIVHTTDPARRAQRSAVCDAIVAADRASEKVAGSEDECPGDAFNIEGAAAVPGENGTSRIWIGLRAPLVERRAVLLRLVPEIVRDGNIAFDAVATVDLGGRGIRELSYADGFVWGIAGSVEDSDRPSVLWRMPAALLRDGATILRVQTATETLPPTAEGLVIQPEARRAIVLADGDTDKKKKRCVVPARQLVVPLF
- a CDS encoding DUF4124 domain-containing protein, which gives rise to MQLFGIVVLLALLLVPSAEATVYMWNDAEGDLVLTNDPRQVPEDPQHPVRTFETVDGAAAAEARASAATAPGAAPQRAASGQPGTHGAQAAAKEQGDPQGQPSVSGAVAAAGTSGAATRGGARVLGQSETSGASERILGARSGEAAGPLAGADGDGAADDQGSTQQRATIDPRALFEEAAQREPPRVVVSIVPPTERAGSSFDRRGARSRDLEGGGSSLGRDDRIGGFGGGGLGGNDLGRGGGFGGAMSQRRGTFGRGARGLGGR
- a CDS encoding nuclear transport factor 2 family protein, with translation MPNAIEREARDTYERFVALRDEIDAGRQRWSALADFFTEDAAYIDPAWGRIEGREAIREFFETSMSGLTGHGWYTPENWIMVEGHRVVSQWDQVLGEGPDGKRWFVPGLSILYYAGGGRFCYSHDMLNMVHVFEVMKAMGWKPPATVNVPPPNPNRDVSLPRAWRHLEPHRP
- a CDS encoding long-chain fatty acid--CoA ligase, coding for MSFQPMFGTLVEIYEKSTDQHPSRPLFGVKRDGRWVWTTYGEFRRTTDAFRAGLSALGVGRGDVVAIISNNRPEWATAAYATYGLGASFAPMYEAQHDDEWEYILKDSGAKVLVVSTQTIADRVATFRARLPELRHVIVIEGKADHSFAEVVELGERSPVAIFHPEPEDLAGFIYTSGTTGNPKGVLLTHKNLASNVSAIQDLFPIGPEERSLSFLPWAHSFGQTVELHGLFSMGASMGIAESVDKIIDNLAEVQPTLLFAVPRIFNRIYRGLHQRMAEEGGIRKLLFDLAIANEQRRRRLAEKNESSIVVELQHALFDRLVFSQVRARFGGKLKYAFSGGAAISREVAEFIDDLGIMVYEGYGLTETSPIVTANWPGNRKIGSVGKPIPGVRVEIDRSATGDAVDGEIIVYGHNVMKGYHGLPDEDAKVFTPDGGLRTGDMGHLDADGFLYITGRIKEQYKLENGKYVVPTLLEEEIKLSPYVSNVMVYGDNKPYNVALVVPDMENLKKWAQENAPELSDGQLLDDPRVRELILKEIHERCASFKEYEKIRKVVLVGEDFTQENGLLTPSLKLKRKAVFEKHGNAVLSLYADA
- a CDS encoding FRG domain-containing protein encodes the protein MRTLGQLVDELTPDLDRDTGHRRALAVYRGCREARSRLLTSLDRLGGLDEPHRKNHLEPHLFRSFARYARAFVAASRPWELLATAQHHGVPTRLLDWTVSPLIAAHFATLRPRGEAVVIWRLDWRRVHARFDLPDHVLTIDEVERFFGEVPPFDEASARREGPVACLFEPPSLEPRIVAQGGAFTVCSDASVSFDEFLARHGLSDALTRFVIEGEDVAVVRDQLDLVGVDERRIFPDLDGVAAAIRRYYE
- a CDS encoding right-handed parallel beta-helix repeat-containing protein — encoded protein: MRCAFAVLTPLLLALAGVADAQPTPTPNPIYVCSGHLVGARGLRDYTNNYLQDVAKCALERLNGKSCEIKEDDDEDLLKEVKKCTPEAIHAICPLGGNTEPKLAEALVGASPTSVKSQLRAILDDVFFTELNESCPRPTGAVSSAARQCADKLVKAIVGQETVERVAQCYFSCERPRLNQSGLEFCIDDLLGEPVKDDLIECEEKKLEALELIEDRCTAEVIRELGCPLGAESVGELQQRLRERITTFARELNMGIFHSPCQGSLPGGPGEPEPVWVTLRPKGIRKQLSCGQTIDAAFMEGNKEVVFEGDLDCSGAKPPEDGGPINGILVAKRNIVLSGVVGKKWRIRGPQRSSLRTGVGIKLLPGVTHVQIKNFKAIENWGIGIEDSEEGNNKKLRIVKTTVRRNVIAGLRIRSPKAIIDEVVADKNGIGMDLSGEGIRVKNRTEAKNSAYPPKVGIRLSGVDKNRNGLIVKISSGPSKPIVVEGNEGAGILIAEGPHSIIQAHIQKNPGPGILIEPFGYGSRIDSNSIKFNGDGVVVRGNFNTIRSNTAEDNFGDGFVVETAEDENGNVIGGYFNALINNDSGKKSDRGNLGAGYRVGGIGTQVESNEAEANLGSGFVVTGTTSMFKGNNAEGNEEHGFDFQSSGHAIQDCNADANGGHQWTFVAGEIDKGGNKASGKTIRIPEESGYCDKQTDCPLPR